One Cervus elaphus chromosome 28, mCerEla1.1, whole genome shotgun sequence DNA segment encodes these proteins:
- the HS3ST5 gene encoding heparan sulfate glucosamine 3-O-sulfotransferase 5 codes for MLFKQQAWLRQKLLVLGSLAVGSLLYLVARVGSLDRLQPICPVEGRFGARGQAEFPLRALQFKRGLLHEFRKGNSSKEQVHLQDLVQQLPKAIIIGVRKGGTRALLEMLNLHPAVVKASQEIHFFDNDDNYAKGIEWYRKKMPFSYPQQITIEKSPAYFITEEVPERIYKMNSSIKLLIIVREPTTRAISDYTQVLEGKERKNKTYYKFEKLAIDPNTCEVNTKYKAVRTSIYTKHLERWLKYFPIEQFHIVDGDRLITEPLPELQLVEKFLNLPPRISQYNLYFNATRGFYCLRFNIIFNKCLAGSKGRIHPEVDPSVITKLRKFFHPFNQKFYQITGRTLNWP; via the exons ATGCTATTCAAACAGCAGGCGTGGCTGAGACAGAAGCTCCTGGTGCTGGGAAGCCTTGCCGTTGGAAGTCTCCTGTATCTAGTCGCCAGAGTTGGGAGCTTGGATAG GCTACAACCCATCTGCCCCGTCGAAGGCCGATTCGGAGCCCGTGGCCAGGCTGAATTCCCCCTGCGCGCCCTACAGTTTAAGCGTGGCCTGCTGCACGAGTTCCGGAAGGGCaactcttccaaggagcaggtacACCTTCAGGACCTGGTCCAGCAACTTCCCAAGGCCATTATCATTGGAGTGAGGAAAGGAGGCACCAGGGCCCTGCTTGAGATGCTGAACCTCCATCCCGCAGTGGTCAAAGCCTCTCAAGAAATCCACTTTTTTGACAATGATGATAATTATGCCAAGGGCATTGAGTGGTATAGGAAAAAGATGCCTTTTTCCTACCCTCAGCAAATCACAATTGAAAAGAGTCCAGCGTATTTTATCACAGAGGAGGTTCCGGAAAGGATTTACAAGATGAACTCATCCATCAAGTTGTTGATCATTGTCAGGGAGCCAACCACAAGAGCTATTTCTGATTACACTCAGGTGctagaggggaaggagagaaagaataaaacttaTTACAAGTTTGAGAAGCTGGCCATAGACCCTAATACCTGCGAAGTGAACACGAAATACAAGGCAGTAAGAACCAGCATCTACACCAAACATCTGGAAAGGTGGTTGAAGTACTTTCCAATTGAGCAATTCCACATTGTTGATGGAGATCGCCTCATCACGGAACCCCTACCAGAACTTCAACTTGTGGAGAAGTTCCTAAATCTTCCCCCAAGGATAAGTCAATACAATTTGTATTTCAATGCTACCAGAGGGTTTTACTGCTTGCGATTTAACATTATCTTTAACAAGTGCCTGGCGGGCAGCAAGGGGCGCATTCATCCAGAGGTGGACCCCTCTGTCATTACCAAATTGCGCAAATTCTTTCACCCTTTCAATCAAAAATTTTACCAGATCACTGGGAGGACATTGAACTGGCCCTAA